The sequence tagtattgataaaaataataagaacgataattttatctaaatcaatatcttataatattttaatttcatcatgatactcttacccattatttcctaatcgtttcgtttaatagcttttaatcgccttttatatcgtgttcataataatgataataatagtaatcaaaataattaggtgttacaaatatttgttttaattacactaatattaataatgatagttactataacattattaacgataatactaataattatcttaatgataatatagtaataataataataataataacaataacaataaccatttttaaataatgatatatatattaataataccaataataataataataataataataataataataataataattagataataataataatactaattataactttaacgataataacgatagtaataaaaaaaataacaatttttaatgataaatcccttttattgataaagataataataatgataataataagataaaactagaacaacgataaaaatgacgataataataatcatttttcataaaaatatcaaaaattcaattgattataacttctaatccgttcatcgaaaccattcgatatctaaaggaaaagttcttaatttttcgctagctttccaaggacatgcatatcttataccttatctcaacctcaagtgtaactaaatcaagattcaacctaacctgtctaaggacaatatcaaaagtacaagcatgcataatcctaaatactcgagcactagtcagggatacactattagtatgtaaaagttaaattatgagtactcacgtatcaatattgagattcaatattgcaggaaaggtacgtagacgcaacagaaatgataaacactatattgacctcacgagcatacccatgaaccatactcaatcacctccatagctataacccataatttccttaatcctatcccactcgaaaaacaatttcgaaatcactcggacagcactccgtcgtaatattttatgtatactaacaatatcttgaaataatacggagtaaatatatatatgtaaatcgattgagagagtttagagaaaaatattttcaagtttctgtgaaataatgaaacctattgaattctatttataatagatttttgaattattaaagtgaattattaaagtatgaattattaaagtgaattattaaagtatgaattattaaagtgaattattaaagtatgaattattaaagtgaattattaaagtatgaattattaaagtgaattattaaagtatgaattattaaagtatgaattattaaagtgaattattaaagttaaagtaaagtaaaaataaagtaaaggtaaagtttaagtatagtaaaagtataaaactatgtacgtataatacgcgtataaatatatataatattaatttaaatcgttatatatatttaataaaataaaatataaatatcgttatctttatcatactagttaagtaatgagttgtcaaaagtggttctatatatttataaaagttatatacattttaataatacagttctttttaaactgaaaacgtttctgtacgtttgaaactaaatagatcaatcgagtctttatgagattcaatcttccactatcctttgtctagttctcaatgattgacaatttgttcttatttataaatcactttaccattttccgaatattgttaaaatggaaagatttctcaaatcaacgtgggcctttcaacagagacttgtaatcataattcaatatatctgattattcaatcatttgatcttatcttctaattccattgataaacattttgaaacagatacaatcatataaagtatttaatctaatattttgtttacgtttcaagttataatatatatacacatatacatatataatcatattcgtttaatggttcgtgaatcattggaacctggtcgaggttgaatgaatgtatgaacatagtttaaaattcttgaaatttaacttaacaaatattgcttattgtgtcggaaacatataaagattacagtttaaatttggttggaattttccgggttgtcacattgtgcctttactggccggcacaaaagcttccgtcatcggaggtattttaaaaatacactccttctgtgggcaggttataaatgtaatgttttacatttgtcacgggccgcactttgtttaagaaaaatataaaatttattgttcggtactgtgcagtacataaacgattgatgacgaatttaggtggatcaagcctaattagtacgccatgaatgtttaatgtatgcaattgctaacatatgcactgtaaaataaccacaatggttcacagtaaattgataaagttgctcttcatataatgcgaaaatattttcttcaaatgccaaacatgtgtattttggcatgaatacaatgattgtaaaaggcaatgtcttcataaaaatgctaaaaaactgctctgataataaacttttgctcttgataacatgctgagatttgcttcttcacacgccgagcgcccagcgctatccggcctacacacttgattatggaatgaaaaactcctgaacttcatcatcactaaacaaccgatcatgctttctccagtttacgttgccttttagtaagttcacaaatgtggatctctccctagctggtgccacatactgtgaatgtatggcggctactccattaggagttgggaacctgatctctgcatgagctgtcgatgttattgctccgaatttagccaacactgcccttccaaaaaggacgttaaaccgagaatttccatctatgattgtgaaatcaattgtttctgttctcaacaatgggaatgtgcccataacaacttccaaacgaatctgccccatggcatttaccggtgctcccgttaatctagaaactttcaacctcgtttgtctagctctgctctgcacatggcttggaaaagtcttcaagcaatgccagtaaatgatgtcagcttcacttcccgtatctgtgtagatacagttgacaaacttatttgctatctctgctgaaatgatcactggttggatggacaacgcccaattctgaattggctgaaagataattggagcatatctccagctgtccaaattgctatttgatgattcaccttctgcATAATAACTATGgttgatccaaaccatcctgattacaacttctggagttgtttCGCGCTCTGTGATCcggtctccgtactgcggttggttccgattatctcttccaccatgttgctctcttctgttctctccacggcatcctctgttaccatcattcttttgccacgcaaatttcctgcgaggatcatttctcCTGTACTGTTttccaggcaacaaatgattcagttctcctgccttgattttcgctatgatttccctcattaaagatttgcaattgtccgtatcatggccccatgcctcatgaaaatcgcaccacaactcactctttggaccctccctttcttccataggtgctggagcattgaaagtggtccgaattggttcagtgaagaggatctctttcggagttttggtaagcgccataatcaacgggtgcctttctattggccttctgttgtggtgaaaatcattagggtgattgtttcctctccatcctccatttgaattgtcattccttctctgatttctgtcaaaataccgtcctccgttgtgcggcttgctactactgccagtatcaaacttgttcaacccacgctcaccagctcgaacatgcctctgtgcaacctccaacgcctgatgcaacggttttggcaagtcataccgtaatgcatgaacaagtgcactaaaacgtcgctggtccaaacagaaaatgaaaccagatacaagctgtgattctggacaatcaggaatcttctgtgcttcaagtgtataacgcttcataaatttgctcaaagattcgttatgatgcattgtgatctcgtgtgcatcaagatgtgtcagagtacagctccgtagattttggtattgtattacaaattttgctctcaaatcaagaaaactagtaatactccttggtggcaaactagcaaaccattcgcgtgccattttctgcaataccataggaaacatatggcacgcagtttcatcctcccaatgctgcaacctcataacaccttcaaacatagtcagaaaatcttccggatccgttgtgccatcataaactctaattgttggtatagcaagatttatgggcaatggataattagcaattcgatcaatgaaacactgtgtagattctgccatggttggtggcttggtggcttgctctccagtaatgagggtaaagaaattgtccacggccacaacacggacggcgggctgcgctaagcgttgcttatattttgccggagctgtctgcttaagaatgtcatttaatagcaacactgcctgcttctctgacatgaactcatctttgtcaatttcatcatcagagtcattattatcatagctcaggtcgttatcatccccagaatcatcaataagactgcccagcttgtcgagtagcctggataacttgtattttgatatagattgccttttcatcatTTACTTGTctctgccatccgccatccgccgaagaggtataaatgatggacatcgccgtggttgcatcaatggtcgtcgctctgtattagtaacaaaatttgaaagTCTTTCTACACTTTTGGCtgtcgtttcttcgattactggccttttctctgaattagttgccaaatgtttaagcctttctgcagtttcagcaactgtttcttcaatcgtaccatctagtggctgaacgggtacatcttcaacagttatcatgtcatcagttgatggattgttaactgcttcaagtacaaatgtagcttcagttgtttttggtccttttccgtttcgtgtgttctttgcattagtggatggcgccattgttaacacctatttccttatgaggtaaggcttagtgtgtcaacaagatactagaagtaatctagctttaggagggcggagtgttgccgattgatttttaccctcgggaaataatccctgcagacccggttcacaagtatagaaacttgtggggtggcttaatcaatctgtcgtctgcagagcgtaaaagtgctagccgaatgacttctagtgagagaaagtagagagagaaagagaagtgaagtctcagctctcaaagttgtcagaatatctgaactgtgtaaaatgacgacccaaggggtctatttatagtgtcagatccaccagattgcttggggacacgtgtcagatgatgatacgttctgttacttgtgatccgaaatctacgctgaaggtggcgttctccggccagggcttatgcgctaggcggccttcagggcttacgcataacggagcagcctgtacagtggAGAACGCTGAACGGAAAACTTcacagaactgttgtttccagccttcctgatgctacttttatgcaaccattatgccttttatgtgtgtatacgataggatacaccattcttcttcttcttcttctatatGACTTGCATATCGACCCTGATAGAAAGGTGAATGAACATCGGAAATAGATGCCGGAAATGAGTAACATCGACAGACACCGGCAAAGGGTACCGAAAACTGATGCCAACGATGGGTATCGACAAAGGATACCGACGATGGGTACCGGTAACGGATGCTAGTGATGGGTACCGGTAACGGATACCGGCAATGAATACCGACAACGAATGCCGGAAATGAGTACCGGCAATGGGTACTGGAACCTGTTTCCAACTTTAATGATGTTTTTTTCCATTTAAAAGATAAGTATGTGCCTTGATCGCAGAATATAACCTCTAGGACGAGCACATGCTATGTCGTTGTGTAAAGATGATGAGCACGAAGGATGGTGGCCGAAATGTGCATGAGTTTGGTACACGAGTACATTATCTTGAGTATGGCAGGCACTGAGCACGAAAATATAATTTATCTATTACATCCGGCATATTCAAATTGCGTGAACAGGTCTTTAACCGGTTGCCAGTTTGTCAGGCGTTGCATGCTTTAGACGCATAGATTTATTAACCAGTTGTTGAATGTAAACATGTCCTGGTTGCAACCTTTTTGTCGGATGGAGCAATGAATTGGCAGTTTGGGTAATTCGGTGCACGAAATTTATGTTGCATTTTAATTAGCTTCGGTCTTCGTCCCTTTGAACGGCTATTACCAGTCAGTGAATGTGATAGTACCCGGAACATAAGACCATGCGTCTAGTTTTTACAAACATTTAAGCATGATCAGAAGCGTTTTACATTGTTTGATTTGTCTCCCAGTATCGGTATCACCGCCATGTACGACATAACAGAAATAAAATTTGTTCTGAATCCAGTAGCCGGAGAATCATAACGCTAGACTGGTCAAAAGTTTTATCCGTTCCCAGTCATAAATTATATCAGGAAGCCTAGCCGGCAGGAAGCTATCGGGTATTGACTTTATCTGACTTGAATCCAGTCCGGCACAAAATGTACTATTGAAGCTTATTCTTGTATTCAGAAACACCACTTAAGCGGTCCACAAAGGTCCGGCACTTAAGCGGTCCACAGAGACTTTCCGTCTTCATTGTTGACTGTCTTAACGACCGACGGGCTCGAAAGCTGACTAGTTCGAATATGAAAGTATTAATAGGGGAATCTGAATACTTCTTTGAAGAGGCAGATTCACCATGCCGGATTATGATTCTTATGTTGGAGCTTTCAAGCAAATAATTGTTCATTCGGGAACCATGTGTCAAGTTCGAAAACATATGTGTGATGAGCATGCCCTGTTGCTCAGAATTCTTTTTCATTGATCAAGTTGATTAAGAATTATATTGTGTTGATGTCCATCATGCGTCCTTGCAACGGTGATCGGTAACGGATAACTTGATTGCCGGAGGGCCATTCGTAGAGCGCAAAACTCGCCCATCATAGAATGCCAACCAAAATTAATACCCGGATACGGGTATCCGGAAGTTAGATCGTGACTAATCTAACCATTATACTATAGCACGTTTTTACTGTTATTGATTCGTGCTGGTGGCATATCGCGAGTTATATGAAAACGTCGCCAACCTGTCTTTGTTTCGATTAAAACTTTGCATTTGAACTTGTTAGCTCAGCTTTTAACGTGACATGCCGGTGCCGGCAGCCATTTGTATAGAGCCGTGAAACGGATATCGTTATAAACGTTAGTTCAATATGCTGTATTCATACCGGTATTTGGTGTCCTCGAAGTGAGTGTATATCCGATAGCCTTTTATATCTGGTATCTGAAAGATTATCAACCGGGGGTTTTCTGTAATGTTTTCGTAACATTAGCCGGTAGCCGGTAATGTTGTCGTAACATTAGCCGGGAGATAATTTTGTAATGTGAACGGTTGAACGTAGAAGGTCTCCGGCTGTTTGTGGTTCCGGTATCCGGAACCAATTATATGCATTATTTTTCACGGAGTGGATCCGTAAGCGGTAGCAGATTTTTGGTAGACAGCGTCATAGTTCAAGACGAAAATTGATGGCTCTGTAAACAAGATCTTGTACTCATTTGTGTAATGAGTGTTGCTTCTCCATTGTTTTATTTTAAACTCTTGGAGATGGAAACGTGATGCTTTCTGCTCTGTGACTTTGCGTCACCTGACTTCTGGCTTATGGTGACCGGAGCTCAGTATTTGGCATAACTCGCGAACATGCATATATTCAATTCGGTAAGTTATAATGAAAGTGAGCAATGATAGCAAATACAGAGTACTTGATAGAAGTTGAGAATTTGTCTCTTATTTGTACTTTATGCATTAGATCTTGTAAATTGAAGATCATAGATATTGTATCATAAAAATTCACAAATGTCAAAAAATTTATGAACCgccaacattttttttttttttttttttttttttttttttgaaaagccaaacttttattaaaaaattaaataaagaGATACATACAGGTAGCCTTAAAGGCCTCATTTACAACCTATCGAAATCACTAAACGTGAAAAGAAACGAGAAAACGCTATACAAATGCGAATAAGAAACTCGAGGGGTGCCAAAGTCGGAAAAAAAATGCTCATACTCAAAAAAGCCCACATGACTAGAATACAACTTGAGGATTCAAGCCGGGTAGAGAAAGAAATTTCAGTGCCAAAACATCGGCGACAAAGCAAGATTAAAACCACCCACTTAGATTCATAGCCATATAGACAATTAAGGATATGAGCAAAAACCTACATTTTAACCAATTCCTTCTCTTGAATTAGCACTTAAAACAGAGGCTAATGGATCTGTGAACCAGCTTAGCCATTCAATACACACCTTCTTTGCACGACAATTGATCCATTCAAAGCTTCTCGATTGTATATCGGCTAGAATCTTTGAAGGGCTAGGAGGCTTATTTCCAAAAACATGATCGTTTCGGTTTTTCCAAAGAAAATAACTCGAAACCCATACAACCGCCTGCCAAATAGAAGCAACGAGTGGGTTTTTGAATTTCGGGTTAGTAGCTTTTGATAAGTCAGagatgtcattaataagaaggtgGTCAAGACGCCACCACTTTCGAATCTTTTCCCAAACATCTTTAGCGACATTACAAGATATGATAGAATGATGAAGTGTCTCGATATCATCGTCGCATACCGGACATCTAGTAGAATAAAGATCGACGCCACGTTTGTCAAGTTCGGTTCGGACAGGCAGTTTATTTTGTGATGCTCTCCATATGAAAATACTAACCTTTTGGGGTAAAAAAGGATTAAGAATGGTAGGTTCGGTAGTGGCTCGGGAAGCAACAGACACTTCCCCGATGATTTTCGTAAGGAATTTGGTAGAAAAAATTCCGCTGTTATGATACATCCATTTCCATTCGTCTTTTATTTTTCCCGAAGGTACATAGTTTGATAGTTTTTCAGTGAGATTTGTTAACTCGCTGACAGCTCTCCATTTCGGGTCACCGCTCCACTCCCAGTTAAATTCGACGGAATCCTCAGTCCATTTGACTCTTTCAGCGACCAAACAATTTTTGTTGAGATCCAATCTGTATAATCTTGGAAAAGCAGTACGAAAGCAAACACCTCCACACCATGGTTCGTTCCAAAAGCTTGTCTCCATTCCCTGACCTATAACCTTAACAAACGCTTTAGAGATATCACACCCTAACTTAGTTAGGGTGTTTTCAACATTTATAATATTGAACCAAGTTCTTCCGGAGAGTGTTTTATTCCCGTTGTTAGGAAGTTGTGAAATGCAACCCAAACCCCCATCTTTTCCATACACACTTTTAATAATTTTAGCCCAAAAAGAGTTGTTAAAATTAAGAAACTTCCACCACCATTTTATTAGTAAAGCGAGATTTTTGATTTTTAGAGATCCGACATTTAAACGGCCATATTCATAGGGTAGCAAGATTTTGTTCCAATTAACCCACACCATTTTCTTTTGGTCAAaggaaccccccccccccccccccccccaaaaaaaatCACGACGCAAACCTTCCAATTCTTTGATGACACCAAGTGGGGCTTTGAAAAGCGAGAAGTAATATAGAGGAAGACCACTTAAGACCGATTTGATTAAAGTGAGTCTTCCTCCAAAAGAGATGGATTTCGCTTTCCAATCCGATAGGCGGTTCTTGAATTTATCGAAAACAGGTTTCCAACTTTTATGTGATTTTAGGTTTTCACCTATCGGGAGCCCGAGATAATTAAAAGGAAAGGAACCCTCCTTGCATCCAAACCAAGAGGCTAATAAACTTAATTCATCTTTTGAGGTTCCAATCCCGTAAGCACAACTTTTGTTTAGGTTGATTTTTAGACCCGAGAGGTCTTCAAAACATTTTAAaatttttagggtgtttctcactTCCAATTTATTCCATTTACCAAAAATAATTGTATCATCGGCATATTATAAATGGGAAACTACCACTTTATCACGACCAACCTCAACACCACTTATTAGTTTTTTCTTTATTGCCAAATTAAGGAGATAGTTTAGTCCTTCACTAGCGATAATGAAAAGGAAAGGAGAGAGCGGGTCTCCTTGTCTTACACCTCTTTCCGGAAAAAATTGCTCCGTTGGGGAACCATTGATGAGCACGGAGATAGAGGTGGAAGTAAGACAAGCGTTAATCCATTTGATCCATTTTTCTCCAAAACCCATAAAGCCCAAGATCTTTTTAAGAAAATCCCAATCAAGACAATCGAAggctttttcaaaatcaactttaaaaatGAAACTTTTTTGTTTTTTCTCTTTTAAGTCATCTATGGTTTCAAGTGCTACTAAAACACTGTCGAGGATATATCTACCACTAATAAAAGCGCTTTGTTCCTCACCTATTAGCCACGGGACGGTTTTCCTAATTCTATTTGAAAGTATTTTAGCGAGAATTTTATAATAGCTACCAATGAGACTAATGGGTCTAAAGTTAGAAAAGTTTAAAGGGTCGTGCACTTTAGAAATAAGTGTGATAAAGCAcgtgttgcaaccgttagaaatagaGCCTGATTCCCAAAACCAATTAATAGCCTTCAAAAGATCAATTTTGATGATATCCCAAAACTTTGTGAAGAATAGAAAATTAAACCCGTTCGGACCCGGGGCTTTGTTTTTGCCACAGCCCTTTATTGCTTCGAGAACCTCAGATTCACTAAACCTAGATTCAAGACTTTCAGCCTTGATTTGATCAATTCTAGGTCCATTCCAGTCATTTAGTTCaaaattattttctttttcttttttttcgaaAAGTTTTTAAAAAAAGTTATGGGCTTCCTTTTTTATTTCCGAAGGGTTAGACGACCATAGACCCGCCACATTAATCCCATGTATGTTATTATTATGTTGTCTTTTACGGATTATCGAATGGAAAAACTTACTATTCTCGTCTCCCTCCAATGCCCATTTGAAACGTGATTTTTTTTTTTAGCATTTCGTTGTGGGTCTTCTCTTTTTGAAAAAGACAATCACGATCTTTCAACCAAGCTAGTCTCTGTTCTTCGTTGAGGTCAGCTTGTTCTGCTTTTACTTCCCATTCATTTACAACTTTAGTAAGCTCCTCGATTTAGGAGATGATTTTACCAGGTGAGGTGGAATACCATTTTCGAAGCCCAGTCTTAACATTTTTCAATTTTTCCCGAAAAATACAATCAGGTTTTGTGCTCCTGACTTCCAAATCCCACGCTTTTTTAATGACGTCATGAGATTCCTTTTGGTTCAGCCAAACGTCAAACACTTTCGTGGGTTTAGGACCAAAATCGACCTCGCCATCTTTTAATAAGATAGGACAATGATCCGTGTATTTCTTATCAAGTACCAAAGCGTTTGAATTCGGCCATTGGTTGATGAAGTTTTCCAAAACAAGAAATCTATCTAGTTTACTGAACTTGCTCCCATTATCGCTGATACGAGTGTATATTCTTCCGCCCAACGGGATATCAAAGAGATTGTTATCTTTAATGAATGAGTTAAAACGGGCTGCTCTGGTTCGCAGAACTTGGTGTTTTTTCTTTCCGAAGAGAATCGCACCTCATTAAAATCACCTAGAACTAGCCACATTACACCATCGAAAATACAAGGATTCACGTTCGACAACTTGGTTAGCATAAAAAATACAAGGATCCCAAACCGTTATTAACCTGCCCGATTTACCATTTGGATTTTTTACAGAATATTTATAGTTTGAATTTCCCCATATACTTTGAATCCATTTTTCAGAAAAATTTTTGCGTTTGGTTTCTTGAAGAGCAATAAGATTCGGTTTTTCACGAAAGCAAAGTTTTTTAAACCAGTtaaatttttctttttcatcttTACCTAATCCTCTAATGTTTAAAGAGAGTATCttcattttaaaaattaaaatatggtAGCACGATAGAAAAAACCTGTCACTGTTGGGCATTCCTTTTTGATAATCCGAGAGTGATTCCAATTTGATTCACACTAAGGGAGTTATCTGATAAAGAGACAGAAGTCTTTTTTTGCTGCATATATTTGAGTTAGATATGGGTTTGGTGTCACGCTTTTTAGAAGGTAATCTAGCTTGAGCTTTAGCGTAACGTAGTTTAGATGAACCATTCCACTTCCTTATATTGGACCAGAGGAGATTTGAGGATGAAGATGCTGTTTGGCC comes from Rutidosis leptorrhynchoides isolate AG116_Rl617_1_P2 chromosome 4, CSIRO_AGI_Rlap_v1, whole genome shotgun sequence and encodes:
- the LOC139841709 gene encoding uncharacterized protein gives rise to the protein METSFWNEPWCGGVCFRTAFPRLYRLDLNKNCLVAERVKWTEDSVEFNWEWSGDPKWRAVSELTNLTEKLSNYVPSGKIKDEWKWMYHNSGIFSTKFLTKIIGEVSVASRATTEPTILNPFLPQKVSIFIWRASQNKLPVRTELDKRGVDLYSTRCPVCDDDIETLHHSIISCNVAKDVWEKIRKWWRLDHLLINDISDLSKATNPKFKNPLVASIWQAVVWVSSYFLWKNRNDHVFGNKPPSPSKILADIQSRSFEWINCRAKKVCIEWLSWFTDPLASVLSANSREGIG